A single region of the Paludibacter jiangxiensis genome encodes:
- a CDS encoding Acg family FMN-binding oxidoreductase, with product MVRFVFMMTAIVALASCKTNIGARSSLLVGADDMHKIIYYATLAGSSHNTQPWRVEVLGDREIRVFADTTRVLNVIDPKKRELYISLGAFIENLDLAAGALGYATEVQVLPRSERTACVAVVALKRARPSGFDLHSIVGRRTLRVSFHTADIRKEEVASILGDDWQTSFFAASTEEGRFIAKQTLSAYRQQSMNREAQAEFASWVRFSDRDVRLRQDGITTAGMQINGIKGFVVRNFFKPADAEKKQFVQAGIGTTEKQVNNCGGWLALTSVDNSVQSWIDVGRRYERMNIICTSLCIGFQPMNQLVEEQNFLENVQHELGKGGEIQFVARIGYVIETPSPVSPRRSVDSVAVFYK from the coding sequence ATGGTTCGGTTTGTATTTATGATGACTGCCATTGTCGCTCTGGCTTCGTGCAAAACCAACATCGGTGCAAGGAGCTCGCTATTGGTTGGTGCTGACGATATGCACAAGATAATTTATTATGCTACGCTGGCAGGAAGCTCGCATAATACTCAACCCTGGAGAGTTGAGGTTCTGGGCGATCGTGAAATAAGGGTCTTCGCCGATACTACACGTGTCTTGAATGTGATTGATCCGAAAAAGCGTGAATTATATATTTCTCTCGGAGCGTTTATTGAAAATCTTGATTTAGCGGCCGGAGCTTTGGGGTATGCCACGGAGGTACAGGTGTTGCCCCGCTCTGAACGAACTGCATGCGTCGCTGTCGTAGCTCTGAAGAGGGCTCGTCCTTCGGGCTTTGACTTACATTCGATTGTTGGGAGAAGAACGTTGCGGGTTTCGTTTCATACCGCGGATATTCGGAAAGAAGAGGTGGCAAGTATACTCGGAGATGATTGGCAAACTTCTTTCTTCGCAGCATCTACGGAGGAAGGGCGTTTTATCGCGAAGCAAACCCTGTCGGCTTACCGCCAGCAGTCAATGAATCGTGAAGCACAGGCTGAATTTGCCAGCTGGGTGCGTTTTTCTGATCGGGATGTGCGTCTAAGACAAGATGGGATTACAACAGCTGGGATGCAGATAAATGGCATTAAGGGGTTTGTGGTTCGAAACTTTTTCAAACCGGCAGATGCGGAGAAAAAACAGTTTGTCCAAGCGGGTATTGGAACGACGGAAAAGCAGGTGAATAATTGCGGTGGCTGGCTTGCTTTGACTAGTGTCGACAACTCGGTGCAGAGCTGGATAGATGTTGGTCGTCGTTACGAGCGAATGAATATTATATGTACATCATTGTGCATCGGATTTCAACCGATGAATCAGCTTGTTGAAGAACAGAACTTTCTGGAAAATGTGCAACACGAGCTCGGAAAGGGTGGAGAAATTCAGTTTGTTGCACGCATTGGCTATGTGATTGAGACTCCGTCTCCGGTCAGTCCACGTCGGTCGGTCGATAGCGTTGCGGTGTTTTACAAATAG